A part of Desulfofundulus salinus genomic DNA contains:
- the mtaB gene encoding methanol--corrinoid protein co-methyltransferase MtaB has protein sequence MAKYTSMAYQSADEMVFGTAKYPVKYGRDFEVGGGLVYPELVPHPRPGSEETKKTLVREYEKMVNDVLERCVQLGFPGIQIELEHVYQMTRNPDWGGEIAAATKRLMDDYYQKYGLKSAIRATIADYRKPDEENMRDSDALKNILATFEASAAAGADNLSIESMGGKEITDYAIVRQDIKGVLFGIGVLGSRDVEFLWKKIVEIANKHGVTPGGDTDCSQANVAMFMAGGYLDKSVPHTFAAICRAIAAARTLVAYEQGAKGPTKDCGYEDPIIKAIAGIPISMEGKTCACAHSDLLGNLVAAVCDLWSNEAVEYHDMFGGTTAAVFTEILGYDVALMNTAVKMGKAKDLRDMMINSDKYRDTHGFILSPDNAYEIGKAIVSNSESYYSRARAAAIKAAELMRGDSKLLLSDFEKEVLESTYKALLSLPDKEEDFIAECIPVYQKQVKGFKPSNYGL, from the coding sequence ATGGCTAAGTATACTTCCATGGCTTATCAGAGCGCGGACGAAATGGTTTTCGGAACGGCAAAGTACCCGGTTAAATACGGGCGCGACTTTGAAGTCGGAGGCGGTTTGGTTTATCCGGAACTTGTTCCCCATCCCCGGCCTGGTTCCGAAGAAACAAAAAAGACCCTGGTGCGGGAATACGAAAAGATGGTTAACGATGTTTTAGAGCGCTGTGTTCAACTGGGTTTCCCCGGGATCCAGATTGAACTGGAACATGTTTACCAGATGACCAGGAATCCAGACTGGGGCGGGGAAATCGCTGCCGCAACCAAGCGCCTGATGGATGACTATTACCAAAAGTACGGCTTGAAGAGTGCGATCAGGGCCACGATTGCCGACTACCGCAAGCCTGACGAGGAGAATATGCGGGACAGCGATGCCCTGAAAAACATCCTGGCTACCTTCGAGGCTAGCGCAGCTGCCGGAGCCGACAACCTTTCCATTGAGTCGATGGGAGGGAAAGAAATCACTGACTACGCAATTGTTCGCCAGGACATCAAGGGTGTCCTTTTCGGAATCGGCGTGCTGGGCAGCCGCGACGTAGAATTTCTCTGGAAGAAAATTGTCGAAATTGCCAATAAACATGGAGTTACCCCCGGCGGAGATACAGACTGTTCCCAGGCCAACGTAGCCATGTTTATGGCCGGCGGGTACCTGGATAAATCCGTACCGCATACTTTTGCGGCCATTTGCCGGGCCATAGCCGCGGCCCGCACGCTGGTGGCCTACGAGCAGGGGGCAAAGGGGCCGACCAAGGACTGCGGTTATGAGGATCCCATCATCAAGGCAATTGCGGGAATCCCGATCTCCATGGAAGGGAAAACCTGCGCCTGCGCCCACTCCGACCTGCTGGGCAACCTGGTGGCAGCCGTTTGCGACCTCTGGAGCAACGAGGCCGTGGAGTACCACGATATGTTCGGTGGAACCACGGCGGCGGTCTTCACGGAAATTCTGGGCTACGACGTTGCCCTGATGAATACGGCGGTCAAAATGGGTAAGGCAAAGGATTTAAGGGACATGATGATTAATTCGGACAAGTACCGGGATACGCACGGGTTTATCCTTTCGCCGGACAATGCTTACGAGATTGGAAAGGCCATTGTCAGCAATTCCGAATCCTATTACAGCCGCGCCCGGGCGGCAGCCATTAAGGCCGCCGAACTGATGCGCGGAGACAGTAAGCTGCTTTTGTCGGACTTTGAAAAGGAAGTTCTTGAGTCTACCTACAAAGCGCTTCTCTCCCTGCCTGATAAGGAAGAAGACTTTATTGCCGAATGCATTCCGGTTTACCAGAAGCAGGTTAAGGGCTTCAAACCATCCAATTACGGCCTGTAA